From the genome of Spinacia oleracea cultivar Varoflay chromosome 2, BTI_SOV_V1, whole genome shotgun sequence, one region includes:
- the LOC110790424 gene encoding uncharacterized protein has translation MGETSGKLDFDEEEEENENHSSPSSVKSDASSFLVELNLVMIIASLSLSNNQELLEYEDDVEEFTVKKDQQDYYKAFVSKLHTRKRGFDDLKIPDRRSGLQSKVLDSRHGRKM, from the exons ATGGGAGAAACATCAGGAAAATTAGATTTtgatgaagaagaggaggaaAATGAGAATcattcatcaccatcatcagtGAAGTCAGATGCGTCGTCGTTCCTTGTTGAGCTAAACCTGGTTATGATCATTGCTTCCCTTAGTCTGTCTAATAATCAAGAACTTTTAGAATATGAGGATGACGTGGAGGAGTTTACGGTCAAAAAAGATCAACAAGATTATTATAAGGCCTTTGTATCAAAGTTGCACACTCGCAAGCGTGGGTTCGATGACCTTAAAATCCCTGATCGACGATCAGGATTACAATCTAAGGTTCTTGATTCCAG GCATGGCCGAAAAATGTGA